The following proteins are encoded in a genomic region of Periophthalmus magnuspinnatus isolate fPerMag1 chromosome 21, fPerMag1.2.pri, whole genome shotgun sequence:
- the LOC129457314 gene encoding olfactory receptor 11A1-like: MNFSVSTLHLDGVAQLYEHRLWLAFLFLLLYVFVMLSDSLVVYIVCSQRRLHQPMYVFVVAVLVNSAVGSTSVYPKLLWDLLQGRRVVQVSRLACLSQAFILSSLGGSSYLLLSAMAFDRYLSICHPMRYAALMSPAAVTTLLLLCWLLPPLPIAGAVLIAHRLQPCLDRLTRLYCNMHTYLSLSCSGEYASMQGRIVYSFLCRTMLFYLPIAFVLFSYGRIIILCLQHSGTFASKALNTCLPHVIVVVNYTVCTIVDMQQKATPSEGQIHGTLTSTLLIVAVTTVSNPIIYGLKVREIYQSLKKLLHCQRSQSDTKQMVKVSTITPQ, from the coding sequence atgaacttttcagTGAGCACTCTGCATCTGGACGGCGTGGCCCAGCTGTACGAGCACAGGTTGTGGTTGGCGTTCCTCTTCTTGCTGCTCTATGTCTTTGTGATGCTGAGTGACAGTCTGGTGGTGTACATTGTCTGCTCCCAGCGCAGGTTGCACCAGCCCATGTATGTGTTTGTGGTGGCCGTGCTCGTCAACTCGGCCGTGGGGAGCACTTCTGTTTACCCCAAGCTGCTGTGGGACCTGCTGCAAGGACGTCGTGTGGTGCAGGTGTCCCGTTTGGCATGTCTCTCTCAGGCGTTCATCCTGAGTTCATTGGGGGGTTCAAGCTACCTGCTCCTTTCAGCCATGGCGTTTGACCGCTACCTTTCAATCTGCCACCCAATGCGTTACGCTGCTCTCATGTCTCCCGCTGCTGTCACCACACTGTTGCTGCTTTGCTGGCTGCTCCCTCCCTTGCCCATAGCAGGAGCCGTGTTAATAGCTCATCGTTTGCAGCCGTGCCTTGATAGACTCACTAGATTGTACTGTAACATGCATACTTATCTCAGTTTAAGCTGTTCAGGAGAGTATGCGAGTATGCAGGGGAGGATAGTTTATAGTTTCCTTTGCAGGACAATGCTCTTTTACCTCCCCATAGCCTTTGTGCTCTTTTCGTACGGGCGAATTATAATCCTCTGCCTGCAGCACTCTGGGACATTTGCCTCGAAAGCCCTGAATACCTGCCTGCCTCACGTGATCGTGGTAGTGAACTACACGGTGTGCACCATTGTAGACATGCAGCAAAAGGCAACACCAAGCGAAGGCCAGATCCACGGTACCCTCACCTCCACACTTCTCATTGTGGCCGTAACCACAGTGAGTAACCCCATCATCTATGGGCTAAAGGTGCGCGAGATATACCAGAGCCTAAAGAAGCTGCTGCACTGTCAGAGATCACAAAGTGACACCAAACAGATGGTAAAGGTGTCCACAATCACACCACAGTAA